gttttttatttttaaattaattgaaaaaaaagatgtattttattatcaattatctttctttattacagATGCaacaaaaattctaaaatttatACTTGTCCTAAATGTGAGATAGGTTATTGTAGTTTAAGTTGTTATAAATCAGAAAAACATTTAGATTGTACAGAAAGTTTTTACAAGGAGTGCGTTGAAGATGAACTTAGATCTTCTCAATATGATCCtgaaactaaaaaaaagatgCTTAGTATTCTTAATAGGATGCATGAacaaaatttagaaaatgatACGTTTCTAGataatgaagatgaagaattaGATTCGGATGAAGAATTAGATTCAGACGATGAAACAAAtgtaagatataatttataaattgatagatatataaaatttctatagatgtttttctttttttttttagttaccCGATTtagaggaaagaataaaaggtaTAGATTTGGATAATCCTGATGAAATATGGGCAGTGTTAAGTAATAATGAGAAACAACAATTCAAAGCTTTAGTAAAAAGCGGAGAAGCATCTAAATTGTTGCCACCATGGATACCATGGTGggtgatttataaaaaaccATTGATAGAAAGTTTAGAAACGACTGAAGAAACTAAACAAAACGATaaacatgaaagaaaatatccaGCGATAATAGATGTTCAATCATTTAATCAACAAAAGGTAATATTacaatgtatatgtaaatcatTCGacattgtatttttcttataattttacaatgtaaatattttgtttttattaatatacaggTAGTTTCTTCAGAAATATTATGTTGTACCATCGTTAATGTGATTTAtgcttatacatatatagcacTTTATTACAATGGTGATTATTTAAACTTCGCGGAAGAAGctagtaataattttcttagtaTCTGTGACACCATGaggataaacaaaatatttgataatgaaTTATCTGCCCTTCAATCTGTTATGCAAAATGTCATGCAAATAGAATATTTACCAAAAGATCATCAGACATTGGAAGACTTTGTTGAGGCTACTATTTCTATAATAAGGAATccagaaaaagtaaaagatacaTTGCATACATGTGCCGCTCTTTCTGAACTTTGGCGATTGTTATCGACTGtgcgaaaagaaataaaaattaataagcaTAAAACAACGGAAgaacaattttcaaaaaaatctaCTCAACATAACGAAGTAAAAAATAGTAATCtttcaagaaaaatgttatttgcGTGTATgaagaaattagaattttatgtGTCATGGATCAAATCTTACGgcaaaaatatattcacatgaaatgtacaaatttttgtaataaatgaattaattgttATGGAAATCTTATGTGTatgaatatatcaataaaacgaataatttatcaaacaaaaaaatatttataaacgtaaataaataataagctAGTCTAAGGATAGTATTAAGGGTataagaagatgaaaatataattggaAATATGTGAGAATTTTTTGTGAGTACGTGGGAATCATTTCTTttgtcaatttaaaaataataatataaaataaaaaatatacacgtattaaaaaatcttgtcaatattatacaattattcctttttttctggaTTATCTAATATCAAACTTTTTTTGAGgctagatattttttttttttttttttttttttggtacaTGTTCTAGGCTTGACATTTTCACATTTAAGAATGTCAAGCAAGAAGAATAATAGTGATGGTGAATGTTCAAGTTCTGAGGATGAAATATCTAAAGAGGCTTTAAAAGAAGCAacggatataaattttttaaagccAATCTTATTCGCTAAACAAACAATTACAAAAGATTCTGTAATTACTAGGAATCTAACCTATTTTACTTCATTGGATTTtacatcatttaataataaattaaataattaattaattattattaattttattaattattatttatttttttctttattttaggAGGAATCtaaagaaaagtttaataatataaatgctaAATCATTGCGACAAAATGTACAGGAAGATGATTTTTGCAATTTTGGAGTATCAACAACATTTAAAGCTTATGTTGCCAAAAAATTAGATGCTTTGTTGGAAAGGTacagtaataaaagaaagttttatatataaacattaataaatgtattttattttatttatttatttatttttttctttctcagaaCAGTGAAATTGGACAATAAAACGAATTCAAAAAAcaacgttattaataaaaataaaaatgaattaaataagaaatatggTATAAAACTTTTGAGCTCTTCGATAAATCTATTAACGGATGAAGATTTAGTTGtggaattaaaaaatcataaaaaaaggaaaaaaactgTAGATAAAGTAACGGATATATCGCAATTCCAAGAAGCAGCTGTAAATCCAGAATGGATATTATCTAAAGTAGAAACTACATTTTGGGCAGAAAGACATAAAGGatcagtatataaatataaaaaattaaaagatggTACTTTAATAGAacagaattaaattaattttttttttcgatctattTGTATGAAAAGTATTAACCCCATttgtataaaaagtattttatatgaatatgtatacaAAAAGTATACCAATCAATAGACatgttcatttttaattagcGCAGGTTTAAGGAGGATTGTATTGATCTAATTAAtcgatcatatatttttttttttttttttttttttttttttttttttttgtataaatctttaaaaatatataacaataacaatttctCATGCttaatttcaatcgaatttattgaattattttaattcattttacgaCGTACAATTGCGTTTGTTTTTGCATTTTAAAATGCAATACGTAAAATCTTGAAATCTCATTGGTTAAAGGGTAACCATTTGTAAATAACAGTTTCTAAAAGTAATCCAATTGTATTTGAATGTTGAAATATGttcgatttatcgaattatatatCGATGACCCGACATACGAgcataaatttttacatacaaATTTAGCAAGAATATAAGACGAAGTATATCAGAggcggtaaaaaaaaaaaaaaaaaaggatttagGAATATATTTCTAGGCTCAATTTCAATGGAATTTTAGAATcgataatctctctctctctcactctctctctccctccctctctctcgctccctgttttttttctcttgtcttacCAACCTTAAACACGATGTTTTTCATTAATCGTTTCGATTGATTCGACTATAGTAGAGACGACTCGACATAACTCGACGCAACTCGATATGAGAGTCATCGAAATGGAAAGCACCCATTGTATAATTGTATAGGTAATCATTCCGTTTGAGAAATTGCGAGTATATTGCAAAATAACTCGGATCGTATGAAACGTGAATCTCGTAAAAGgtgttaaattgaaaaaaaaaatctctaggATTTTACGTATTgcaagtgttttttttttttttcttttttcttgtgaaatcatataaatatcatataatataggAAAGAGTATATGCCGAAAGAGCATCCACAGATTAGTATAATGATACCGAGAGATATTTAGTAttgtatcatttattaatatgtaaacTTACTAAAGAACgcagaacgaaataaaaagaagtgcgaatatttttattttctcgacgATTCAAGGCTAAcgcgaaatttttaaaatgtctGTGACCTTTGCTCAACGCGGCAGACCATCTCTAACGCCAGCGCAAATACAAAAAGTAAtgcataatattttaatttattaaatattatatttatcctaTGTAGAAGTTTATGtgttgttcaaaaaaaaaaaggattctaataaaatgttaatatttcaatattttttagatgCTCGATGAAAACAGTCAACTTATACAGACTATTCAAGAATATCAAAGCAAAGGCAAACCACAAGAATGCATACAGTGTGTACatcttaaattaatatttgtatttaaatgtaCAAAAGACATGAATTagaatttaaaatgttttctttttagatatcAACAACTGTTGCACCGTAATCTTGTATATTTGGCATCAATTGCAGATGCAAATCAAAATATACAAGCATTACTTCCGGTAAGATATGATGCAATTATATTtggattatatttacattatttcaaaagacttgtaacattaaaaagaaattttttcttttctttcttccttttcttttttttttttttttttttttttttaataagccACCACAAGGAATTCCAAATGGACCACAACATCCGATAATCAGTCCACAAGGGCTCCCAAGTGGTCCTGGAAATTCAGCTGGTCCAGGAGCAGACATGCCTCCTAACACACAACCAACATTACCAATGTCTAATTTTAATCAAGGACAGCCTATGACGCAGGGTGGTTATCGTGGACCTGTAATGCCTGGTCAAGGTCCTGCCATTAACAgtatgtttttaaatattaaatttttatcattatatttatatccgtataaaattgttaaataagtagaaagtattaattatatttttgtttatcaaGGACCTACTGCTGCGCCTGGACCTCAACAATATAGAGGTGGCCCTCAATACTCTCAACAACCAACACAGCAAGCATATCCAGCTCAATATGCAAATCAAAATCCAGGATCTAATTATCAAGGACCTCAAGGAGCTGCATATACACCAGGTCAACCAAATCAATATGGACCACCAAATGCTTCTCAGCCACAAGGATATAATACATCTTCACAACCAAATTATGGCCCTCCGACAACAGTAAATAGCTATGGTCCACAACCAGGTTATCCTCCTCCAGGATCAACTCAGCCACCTGCCGGATATGGACCTCCTCCACCAAATCAACAAGGCTATCCTCCTTCTAATACATCTCAACAAAACTTTCAATCTAGTggtcaacaacaacaaactgGACAATATGGCAGTCCTAGCCCACAACCAAGCTATCAACAGGCTCCATCACAACCACCACCACAAAATGCATATGGAACTGGTCAACCAGGAACTTATCCTCCACCCTCCTCTCAAGCTTATGCCAATAATGTACCTCCGCAAAATTATCCACCTCCTCCTACATCTAGCACAGCTCAACCCCCACAACCAGGTTCACAGCAAACTTCTGGTCCTCAGTCCAGTTATGGTAATCAATCGAGTCCTGGTCCTGGTCCAACACAATATGGTCCAGCTTCTACATCTCCTCCATTTAGTACTGCAGCAGCAAGTGCAGCCAATACATACGCTCAAAGTAGTCAACCAACTAGTACACCATCTGCTTCCACGCAAACTTATTCGCCAAGCAGTGGACCACCACCTACATCTCAAGGTGGAAATTATGCTCCTATTCCCACGCCTTCTGTTTATCCGGTTCATCAAACGCCTCATCCAAGCTCTCATCCAACACATCCGTCTTCGCATCAATCACCAATCGCCAATACGTATGTTCAAAGTAGTCAACCAACTAGTACACCATCTGCTTCCACACAAACCTATTCACCAAGTAGCGGTCCACCACCAACATCTCAAGGTGGGAACTATGCTCCTGTTGTTCCTACATCTTCCGTTTATCCAGTTCATCAAACACCTCATCCAAGCTCTCATCCAAATCATCCACCCTCGCATCAATCACCTCATCAACCTCCTCATACTCCGCATCAACCTCCTCATCAACCATCTCATCAACCATCTCATCAACCACCTTCCCATCAACCTTCTCATCAACCTCCTCCGCAATCTCAACAACAATCTCAAAATCCTCCTCAATCCCAACAGCAACAGTCCCCAAGTCCTGCTTCAAGCGGATTTCAACCATCATCAGGTCCGCCCCAGGGTCCAGCACCACCACCGGGACCGCAGCCACAACCAGGTTACGGACCTGCGACAACGCAAACGTATGTTCCACCAACTCCTGGCGGGCAACCAcaagtaattataatttaataaataatttataatataagtgTTCTATCATACATTTTCttgttcgttttattatataaaaataaataatatattaaataacatattatagGTTTATACTCCACATCCACCACAGGGAGGTCAACATTATGGACATCCCCAATATCCTCCACAAAGCTACCCACCTCCACCAACAGGACAAGGCTATCCACAATACCCACCACGACCTCCAGGTGGACACATGCCTCCTCCACCCGGACCACAAGGACCACCACCACCTAATCAGTATGGAGGATATGGTTATCAACCCCCTCCTCAATAGAATAAACTATTGCAAATTAATCtatagtttaaaaaaatataagtgtTTTACTCTCtgagaaatatttcttgtaaaattttatttttactggAACAATTCTACTATAGTAACTATTGTTGAATGGAaatattaatctaattattcgatataatattaagaatttcttttgtttcttttttggggttttttttttgttttttttttttttttttttttttttttttaatatgtttcatagattaaatgataatgacaTTAAGGAAATCGATAGAATATAgaatttttcgttaatatcgcgaGATATGTTTTATGTTATTGTCTTATTTCTCTACATTATGTTATGTAAGAATAAGTTCTATTAAGATGTATTTTAGCTTTTGTACTTGTCACCATTTCATTAAACATTTCAATTTAtgagttaataatgatattattttgttattagaatgaaaatgataatgttTCTTTCAAGGATGTATGTAAACTTGACTAAAGCTTTTgttattctattataaaaagaatactttTTGAAGGGATCTGGATATAGAAACATATATTCCTCTTTCTACTTCTAAATTACAAAGGAGAtgataatgtaatttataagaGCACATAGTTTATCATGGAATAATGTAATATAGTAAAAATagtgtttataaaaataacaaaataaaagaaatatatttagtgTCTTAAacttaataatcaaaaaatgtGAAGTTAATAGTTAAAGATTTAATCCATTGATTAACAATTAAAGTTCATCCTTTAAATTTACATCATCAAAATTACATTTACAGGAATGCTGTGGTTGTAAAACTTCCTCcatattatctaatatcttGATCTTATTAGTAAGACGTTTACTCCATtcctaaaataaaatgataaaaaaaagtatgatattttatgatagataaaaatatattagaaaatatagtaaataatttgaataaatgatTCTTGATCCGTACTTGGAGAAGCACGCTGTAGTAACAAAAAATATGCTGCGGTAACAGATTATCTCTTATGAATTGTCTAGAAGtttttgaaatgtttaaagcaatcttatcattttctttggCCCATTTAATTTTCTCAACTAAATCTGATAAATCCCTTTTTACTAGTACATAATGTGTTTCAGgtattaaatcattataaaaaaattcataatactTAGATTTTTGTTTCAGTACTAAAGAATCTCCTGCTAATAAATATGGAAATCTGTATGCTGCCACTGTACCATCGATGTTCAACTGATACTTGTGCTatagaaacattaaaattatagataataaacatattaatatttttctttttatacataaaatttttgttaagaAAATCGATTCTTTATGTTAGATTCATACATATGTTTAccttaaaaaattgaaaaaatgaaatatgactTTGTGCAGGACcatatttctctatctcattcttaaaaaaaaagaaattggtaAGCGATGCATTGAATAAGTCTGGATGTTTCCTGGAAATGTCTATGAGATCAAGACGTTCTCTACAGGCATCACGACCACGccagaataatttttctatttttttttcccatggGGTATCTGTATTACCTTGTACAGATAACATATCTAGCATtactcttgtttttttttatttttttttatttttttttttttttttagtaatgcattcatattacataaaaaagaatttaattaaattattaacgtttGTAACTTGTACTATGTAGTATATAGGGCAATAaagttattctttttctttttcaaagatcAATTGAACGTAAATagaattagatataataaatcgaatcggaaataaagtgaaacaatattgattaattattaattcatttttacctTCCCATAGCTTCTAAAGATGATTCTGTAATATCATATGTTGGCATAACAATATCTTTTGTATCGATAGATCCACACCATGAAAAAATAGGATAATTCACTTCTTCTTTTGGTACAAGCGGCCAATCTCccaaattaacaaaaaattctaCATCTGGAAGGATTACTTTGCGTGCAAGAGAAAGCAATATTGCatccataaatattttaaatcctACATGTTGTCCATAGCATTTTctataaatctaatattattgaattaaggATAAAtcagaaagcaaaaaaaatatttggaaataatagaaaatgcttactctattattttttataatataatgacaAAGACTAACACTGTTAGGTTTGTCATACTTTTTAATCAAAGTATTAcgtattttattgaaatcaaCACTTGCGAAAGGAGTAAGATCAGAAGTAATTTGTGCATAATTATTAGGgcattcataattatttaaccaATCGTTGAAGTTAGTATTTGGACAATAGCATTCTTCCTCGTATACAGGACCTAGAAAAAtcttcaatgatttttatgaaaattttttaatattatatgaaccTACCTATAATCTTTAATGGAAGAATTTGTAAATCTTGTccgtttacttttatatacaaaatcaCATTCAAACAAGTGTTATGAAGTTTATAACGTATAATAAAACTACCATCTTTACAATCAAGTACTTGTGTCCATATATGACACGATTGTTTGCTCCAGGTTTGGCCTTTTATTACAGCAGTAACAATTCCTGCACCAGGTGAAACAGTTAAGCTGCAGCATATGTCATTAACtgttttataaatcaatttattataattaattaaatttgttaaaaatcgaaaaattctgCAAGTTAGATTGTTAAAACTAAAATTTAATGTCTCGTATACATGCTcataaatttacaataattcaatataaaaaaagaaacggttattatttttatttttatttttatttattttttaattaatataatttaataaacacattaacaaatgatataaacaaaaatatttactaacTTTTGTCCTTGTGTATCTACaagctgtaaaaaaaaatatcttgctCGCATCGTAATTTTATCAGGCTTCAAGCCGGGACCCCAAATTATTGTTTTCGtaggatttattttaatttttgatgaTAATACGGTATAAtccattttttcaaaaataattaataaaaatatatatgctaaaaatttcattgttatcgataactaattctaaaatttatcacgtatatgtatatgtatgtatatatatatatatatataataattgaaaaattttttaaattaaatacacacacacaaatttCTTGTTAGGAATTACTAATCaattttttgacattttttcgCGCTACAAAAGTCGCTAATTATGGCACGTGACTATAATACTAGAACTTTAGTTATCTACAAATGTAGATGGCGttgtatgtaaaaataaatggagCGAATTTTCATGGATTTCAAATAAGtcaaacaattattttcgtacaagtttaataaagaagaataatttattaatttaaataaataaattaaaaaaaaaaaagacaatgtcACAGTACTATTGTGATACAaaagatatcaaaataattgatttcgGTGAAGTTGAAATGGGTAGaacgattattaaatcaattaagaTAATGAATGAAAGTTGCGTTagtagaatttattatttttaatttctaatcacATTTCTATTCAATTCATTGTATTCATGGCTTTCATAATTGAAGTAACagtcaaaatttatatttacttcaGAAAGAACAATTTTATGAAGCACAAAGGGATCCTGTAACAAATCCTATAGATcatgtttttaatttgaagTCGTATACCTGGACTTTACTACCTGAACAATCTTTCTCCTGTGAAGTACAATATCGACCAGTTGTACCATGTTCTAAAAATgtggattattttattattactggtaccgtttctacatatataaaaattattgcttGTGGAACTTGTATTGGTAAATGTTAAATAACtagttatgattattttttttcttttttgtatgttATGTATAGTACTAGTTTTAAttcaacatttatatttatttattttaggtCCTAAAATTTCATCATcagcaaataaaattatattaaaatgttcaaaaaaatatacgcaagtgaaaaaacaaataaaactttCAAATCATTCAAAAGTAAAAGCGACATTTGCATTTGATATCGATATAGAACAAAGACACTTTAAATTAGATATCAGACAAGGTATACTTAATCCtgatgattataaatatataacaataacttTTATACCAACTGAAGAAGGaatttatgtatatcattTACCATGTTTAATATTGTATCAGGTAAATTAATTGATCATAATgttatctaattttattttaatactaacaataatacaaatatttatacatatatatgtatatgtatatacatatagagtcctattattataaaattatttggatTTTGTACATCGATTCATCAGCAATCTGAGATTAACTTAGATTCAGACAAATTTAGTTCGCAAGAACAAAATGGTTTTGAAGAATATATGAGTgatagtattaatataaagaaaggaaatttagaactaatatctttatcaaaaaattattttgactGTAGTCAGGtcgatacaaaaaataaaataaatagaactcACCAAACTGTTTGTTTTACAAATcataataaaacgaatttattaCTCAAGTGGGATCAAGgtaattctatttaataataataaataattttaatagtaatataaaatgaaaatattttagatgtTACTGGAGTCTTTAAAATAGAGCCACGCATTGCAAAAATATGTCCAAACCATTCTGCTCTgtttgaaatcatttttcaacctaatgaagaaaacaatttatatacaaagcaattcattggatatttttttgataaagatCCAAGggatgaaggaaaagaagaaaacaaaatttttgtaattccTTCCTTTACATGCATACGAGTAATAGGTgaaatctatttataaaaaataatttcttctgaTTATCtacaaaaaatatgtaaagatGATTTATCATGTTTACAGGGCATTCCTTTCCTACTAATTCTGCAGGATGGATTCCTCAGTATGAATTACCATCAATGATTGTACTACCACCATGTATTCCATCACTATCAGTATATACTACATTTGTAATTAAGAAATTTGGCCATTTGCCTTTAATGTTTCACTTTTTGCCTCCAGCAGATAGCCATTTTGTTGTCAAACCTATGTTAGGAATTATTTATGGGTAAAATTTtaagatgataataacaatttaatattaagattataagataaaataattttttaatattttagagATTATCAGATAGTGGTAGTTCAAATGTGTCCTAAAATGATGGgagaacatttatatatggaACAATGGGCCATATGTTTTAATGGAAATCTAAAGAACAAAGATTATATTAGTTTTAAAGGATATACAGAATATGCAAATattagttttaataataatccaatAACATTTGTTACAACACATCTAGATACACagcaaaaagaacaaatactTATAAGAAACCTTACTCGTCacattattatgtaatatgttAATGAACTCAATCAgtgtaaatgaataatttgttttttataacaataaacaaTTTGTAGGTATGAATTTTTGAATGTACCATCACAATTGATTATTCCACATTTGAAGGGCCAGATCTATGCTAATGATATTCATTCTTATGAATGGGTGTTTCATCCTACCGAATGTggtgaatataattttgatattaaatgtattctGACGATCATACAAAATGATTTACCTGTTGGAGCAGAAATTAGCATAATTTTGCACGTTACTGGAAAATGTGAAGCTGGTTTACTTGTGGTAATTCACGTatcatatatttgttttaataatttaacttattaatatgttttaaatTGACAGGCAATAcctaataaattgaattttgatGTACAACTATATGGAAATACAAAAACTAagagtttttatctttataacttCAGTTCTGTCAATATacctttcaaaataatatgttGCCATAAATCTTGGCCAATAGGATGTATAGAACGtgatgttaaaatatatccaCTTTCTGAGACTGTTCTTCCAAGAGAGTCAAAAAAAATCGTTGTATCTCTTACACCATACACTTCAGGGTTTTATGAAATAgtgattaaatatatagtaaGAATAAATTCTTCGACGGataatataagttatatacaATTACCTCGAAAAATATGCAATGTTTATTGTATGTGTGAATTGCCCactttaaaagtaaatatgcaatactttgaaatttttcattttgagatttgatttaagaataattttaatttcacacGATAGATCGAAGATGTACACTTTTATGGAACATACTCATCAATatctaaaattaatttatggaaaataatagaagtaAATAGGTATGTTTCATtaagtttataatattaatatttagacattgtaaaaagaagagactTTATGTTATATTAAGTTCCTTTATATAGATTGAATattactttgaaaaatatattgccatatgaaaaagaaacacaatatatatttttcccgCCAATGTTATTACATGAAAATCCtatacgtataaaattatatatatctaatccaACATCAGTGAATACTACAtggaatattaaaagaatacaattatgcttttgtaaaagaataaataaatcgcgAGGTCTCTCATTCCGATATATGGAATTTGATTGTGTTCATAGGAAAGTATGTTCTATTTATCCACAATCAGGATTAGTAAAGGTAAACAAAATGATCAACTACACATGTtccatataaattaatataattcaatttttctctctttctctctccctctctctctctctctctctatttctctcgaagccaaaagaaataattacaattaatatagaattacgttatttattattgggAAAAACTCAAGTAAAATGGGATTTAAATATTGGCCATGAAcgccatatttttttatatatgcaagTAGAAGCTTTATCTGGATCTGAAAAAGAACTATATTTACTTTATCCACAAGTTGTAGAATTGGACACTTATTTTGCCAATAAGAAAGCACAACATCAAGTTAATTATTAAgagattttctaaatattattttactctcttatatatatatatatatatatatatttctgattAATATTGACTTTTAGATATATtggatttataattatacaaataattatttaccatATACTGTGGATATTACTGACctacataaaataaatcaaa
This portion of the Vespa velutina chromosome 4, iVesVel2.1, whole genome shotgun sequence genome encodes:
- the LOC124948722 gene encoding proline-rich protein 2 isoform X5, whose amino-acid sequence is MSVTFAQRGRPSLTPAQIQKMLDENSQLIQTIQEYQSKGKPQECIQYQQLLHRNLVYLASIADANQNIQALLPPPQGIPNGPQHPIISPQGLPSGPGNSAGPGADMPPNTQPTLPMSNFNQGQPMTQGGYRGPVMPGQGPAINRPTAAPGPQQYRGGPQYSQQPTQQAYPAQYANQNPGSNYQGPQGAAYTPGQPNQYGPPNASQPQGYNTSSQPNYGPPTTVNSYGPQPGYPPPGSTQPPAGYGPPPPNQQGYPPSNTSQQNFQSSGQQQQTGQYGSPSPQPSYQQAPSQPPPQNAYGTGQPGTYPPPSSQAYANNVPPQNYPPPPTSSTAQPPQPGSQQTSGPQSSYGNQSSPGPGPTQYGPASTSPPFSTAAASAANTYAQSSQPTSTPSASTQTYSPSSGPPPTSQVNQLVHHLLPHKPIHQVAVHHQHLKQQSPSPASSGFQPSSGPPQGPAPPPGPQPQPGYGPATTQTYVPPTPGGQPQVYTPHPPQGGQHYGHPQYPPQSYPPPPTGQGYPQYPPRPPGGHMPPPPGPQGPPPPNQYGGYGYQPPPQ
- the LOC124948722 gene encoding extensin isoform X4 yields the protein MSVTFAQRGRPSLTPAQIQKMLDENSQLIQTIQEYQSKGKPQECIQYQQLLHRNLVYLASIADANQNIQALLPPPQGIPNGPQHPIISPQGLPSGPGNSAGPGADMPPNTQPTLPMSNFNQGQPMTQGGYRGPVMPGQGPAINRPTAAPGPQQYRGGPQYSQQPTQQAYPAQYANQNPGSNYQGPQGAAYTPGQPNQYGPPNASQPQGYNTSSQPNYGPPTTVNSYGPQPGYPPPGSTQPPAGYGPPPPNQQGYPPSNTSQQNFQSSGQQQQTGQYGSPSPQPSYQQAPSQPPPQNAYGTGQPGTYPPPSSQAYANNVPPQNYPPPPTSSTAQPPQPGSQQTSGPQSSYGNQSSPGPGPTQYGPASTSPPFSTAAASAANTYAQSSQPTSTPSASTQTYSPSSGPPPTSQGGNYAPIPTPSVYPVHQTPHPSSHPTHPSSHQSPIANTYVQSSQPTSTPSASTQTYSPSSGPPPTSQATVPKSCFKRISTIIRSAPGSSTTTGTAATTRLRTCDNANVCSTNSWRATTSLYSTSTTGRSTLWTSPISSTKLPTSTNRTRLSTIPTTTSRWTHASSTRTTRTTTT
- the LOC124948722 gene encoding protein SSXT isoform X2, which codes for MSVTFAQRGRPSLTPAQIQKMLDENSQLIQTIQEYQSKGKPQECIQYQQLLHRNLVYLASIADANQNIQALLPPPQGIPNGPQHPIISPQGLPSGPGNSAGPGADMPPNTQPTLPMSNFNQGQPMTQGGYRGPVMPGQGPAINRPTAAPGPQQYRGGPQYSQQPTQQAYPAQYANQNPGSNYQGPQGAAYTPGQPNQYGPPNASQPQGYNTSSQPNYGPPTTVNSYGPQPGYPPPGSTQPPAGYGPPPPNQQGYPPSNTSQQNFQSSGQQQQTGQYGSPSPQPSYQQAPSQPPPQNAYGTGQPGTYPPPSSQAYANNVPPQNYPPPPTSSTAQPPQPGSQQTSGPQSSYGNQSSPGPGPTQYGPASTSPPFSTAAASAANTYAQSSQPTSTPSASTQTYSPSSGPPPTSQVNQLVHHLLPHKPIHQVAVHHQHLKVGTMLLLFLHLPFIQFIKHLIQALIQIIHPRINHLINLLILRINLLINHLINHLINHLPINLLINLLRNLNNNLKILLNPNSNSPQVLLQADFNHHQVRPRVQHHHRDRSHNQVTDLRQRKRMFHQLLAGNHKFILHIHHREVNIMDIPNILHKATHLHQQDKAIHNTHHDLQVDTCLLHPDHKDHHHLISMEDMVINPLLNRINYCKLIYSLKKYKCFTL